One genomic segment of Hemibagrus wyckioides isolate EC202008001 linkage group LG08, SWU_Hwy_1.0, whole genome shotgun sequence includes these proteins:
- the vps4a gene encoding vacuolar protein sorting-associated protein 4A has protein sequence MTTSTLQKAIDLVTKATEEDKAKNYEEALRLYQHAVEYFLHAIKYEAHSDKAKESIRGKCMQYLERAEKLKAYLRNKDKQGKKPVKETQSNDKSDSDSEGENPEKKKLQEHLMGAIVMEKPNVSWSDVAGLEGAKEALKEAVILPIKFPHLFTGKRTPWRGILLFGPPGTGKSYLAKAVATEANNSTFFSVSSSDLMSKWLGESEKLVRNLFELARQRKPSIIFIDEVDSLCGSRSENESEAARRIKTEFLVQMQGVGNNNDKILVLGATNIPWVLDAAIRRRFEKRIYIPLPDEPARAAMFRLHLGNTPHSLSEADLRQLANKTDGYSGADISIIVRDALMQPVRKVQSATHFKKVRGPSRSNPSVMVDDLLTPCSPGDPAAIEMTWMDVPGDKLLEPIVCMADMLRSLSTTRPTVNAEDLLKVKRFTEDFGQEG, from the exons AAAGCCATCGATCTGGTCACCAAAGCCACAGAGGAGGACAAGGCCAAGAATTATGAGGAGGCTCTGAGACTGTACCAGCACGCTGTGGAGTATTTTCTACATGCCATcaagt atgAGGCTCACAGTGATAAGGCGAAGGAGAGTATTAGGGGGAAGTGTATGCAGTACCTGGAGCGGGCAGAGAAGTTGAAGGCCTACCTGAGGAACAAGGACAAGCAGGGCAAGAAACCTGTGAAGGAGACACAGAGCAATGACaa GAGTGACAGTGATAGTGAAGGTGAGAACCCAGAGAAGAAGAAACTGCAGGAGCACCTTATGG gTGCTATAGTGATGGAGAAGCCGAATGTGAGCTGGAGCGATGTGGCTGGACTGGAGGGAGCTAAAGAGGCACTGAAGGAAGCCGTCATCCTGCCAATCAAATTCCCTCACCTcttcacag gtaaGCGGACTCCATGGAGAGGGATCTTACTGTTCGGACCTCCTGGTACAGGAAAGTCATATCTGGCTAAAGCTGTAGCTACAGAGGCTAACAACTCCACCTTCTTCTCCGTTTCCTCATCTGACCTCATGTCCAAATGGCTGGGAGAGAGCGAGAA gtTGGTGAGAAATCTTTTTGAGCTTGCTCGTCAGCGTAAACCCTCCATCATCTTCATTGACGAGGTGGACTCTCTGTGTGGCTCACGAAGTGAAAATGAGAGTGAAGCGGCTCGCAGGATCAAGACCGAGTTCCTCGTTCAGAtgcagg GTGTGGggaataataatgataaaatctTGGTTCTCGGTGCTACTAACATCCCGTGGGTTCTAGATGCCGCCATCAGGAGAAG gtttGAGAAACGTATCTACATCCCGCTTCCCGATGAACCGGCTCGGGCTGCCATGTTCCGTCTGCATTTAGGAAACACGCCCCACAGCCTGAGTGAGGCTGACCTGCGCCAACTCGCAAACAAGACTGATGGCTACTCCGGCGCTGACATCAGCATCATCGTCAGAGATGCTCTCATGCAGCCTGTCCGCAAAGTGCAGTCCGCCACACACTTCAagaag GTACGAGGTCCATCCCGTAGTAACCCCTCTGTGATGGTGGATGACCTTTTGACCCCATGTTCCCCTGGTGACCCTGCTGCCATAGAGATGACCTGGATGGACGTGCCTGGAGACAAACTGCTTGAGCCCATAGTGTGTATG gcCGACATGCTGCGCTCTCTGTCCACCACTCGGCCCACGGTGAACGCTGAAGACCTGCTGAAGGTGAAGAGGTTCACTGAGGACTTCGGACAGGAAGGCTGA